In Myxococcus guangdongensis, one genomic interval encodes:
- a CDS encoding site-2 protease family protein: MRETRGALQVGSLRGIPIRVHFSLLLVLPLLAYVFGGAFRRAAEVAEVPAGQLWGAPWVWGLGVAVGLFVSVFVHELAHTLYALARGGQVRSITLMMVGGVSELSEAPPRARDEALMALVGPLTSLALAGLLALATWGVAGTGSFNLQFACFYLASLNLFLGVFNLLPAFPMDGGRILRALLTGRMGMVRATQVASVVGRGFALLFGLWGLVTFNPFLMVIAFFIFMGADGEARQVRMKATLEKVRVAELMTPRWLGVDVGASLEDALWEFRVERRTALPVTEEGRPLGRVAVEAVRAVPAEERTRRQVREVMRAAPMARLEEDGWRALRRMSEEASPLLLVVDADGRLAGTLEVGDVERGLTLFQNREERAERDARRWREERPA, translated from the coding sequence ATGCGCGAGACGCGAGGTGCGTTGCAGGTGGGCTCGTTGCGCGGCATTCCCATCCGCGTGCACTTCTCGCTGCTGCTCGTGTTGCCGTTGCTCGCGTATGTCTTTGGCGGCGCGTTCCGGCGGGCCGCGGAGGTGGCGGAGGTTCCGGCGGGACAGTTGTGGGGCGCGCCGTGGGTGTGGGGGCTGGGCGTGGCGGTGGGGTTGTTCGTGTCGGTGTTCGTGCACGAGCTGGCGCACACGCTCTACGCGTTGGCGCGGGGCGGGCAGGTGCGCTCGATAACGCTGATGATGGTGGGCGGGGTGTCGGAGTTGTCGGAGGCTCCGCCGAGGGCTCGGGACGAGGCGCTGATGGCGCTGGTGGGGCCGCTGACGAGCCTGGCGCTGGCGGGGCTGCTCGCGTTGGCCACGTGGGGCGTGGCGGGCACGGGCTCGTTCAATCTGCAGTTCGCGTGTTTCTACCTGGCGAGCCTCAACCTGTTCCTGGGGGTGTTCAACCTGCTGCCCGCGTTCCCGATGGATGGCGGGAGGATTCTGCGGGCGCTGCTCACGGGGCGGATGGGGATGGTGCGCGCGACGCAGGTGGCGTCGGTGGTGGGGCGCGGGTTCGCGCTGCTGTTCGGGCTGTGGGGGCTGGTGACGTTCAACCCGTTCCTCATGGTCATCGCCTTCTTCATCTTCATGGGCGCGGATGGGGAGGCGCGGCAGGTGCGGATGAAGGCCACGTTGGAGAAGGTGCGGGTGGCGGAGTTGATGACGCCGCGCTGGCTGGGCGTGGACGTGGGGGCGTCACTGGAGGACGCGCTGTGGGAGTTCCGGGTGGAGCGGCGCACGGCGTTGCCGGTGACGGAGGAGGGCAGGCCGTTGGGGCGCGTGGCGGTGGAGGCGGTGCGCGCGGTGCCAGCGGAGGAGCGCACGCGGCGGCAGGTGCGCGAGGTGATGCGCGCGGCGCCGATGGCGCGGCTGGAGGAGGACGGTTGGCGGGCCCTGCGTCGCATGTCGGAGGAGGCGTCTCCGCTGCTGCTGGTGGTGGACGCGGACGGGCGACTGGCGGGGACGCTCGAGGTGGGTGACGTGGAGCGCGGGCTGACGCTCTTCCAGAACCGCGAGGAACGGGCGGAGCGGGATGCTCGGCGTTGGCGCGAGGAGCGACCGGCGTGA
- a CDS encoding Coq4 family protein translates to MNLNSPLTLAREVWRAARVLRDPNRLPDIIDLARVLVPPTAMRRIVERLMQSPACARALAERPRVGRLPLATLRALPEGTLGRAFIDHLDRNGLDPDALPQREAHTPEDYVRAHLLESHDLWHVLTGFDTDVAGELGVQAFSLAQVGSPFALGILTGGLANTLFYAFSERDARVQALARGWVLGRRARPVFGAPWRELWACPLEEVRQRYGVDLLAVDALLPVLMGPVKDDPARRAA, encoded by the coding sequence ATGAACCTGAACAGCCCCCTCACGCTCGCCCGTGAAGTCTGGAGAGCGGCCCGCGTGCTCAGGGACCCCAACCGCCTCCCCGACATCATCGACCTGGCCCGCGTGCTCGTGCCCCCCACCGCCATGCGCCGCATCGTGGAGCGGCTGATGCAGTCCCCCGCCTGCGCCCGTGCCCTCGCCGAGCGCCCCCGCGTGGGCCGCCTCCCGCTCGCCACGCTGCGAGCCCTCCCGGAAGGCACGCTCGGCCGCGCGTTCATCGACCACCTGGACCGCAACGGCCTGGACCCCGACGCCCTGCCCCAACGCGAGGCCCACACGCCCGAGGACTACGTGCGCGCGCACCTGCTCGAGTCCCACGACCTCTGGCACGTGCTCACCGGCTTCGACACGGACGTGGCCGGAGAATTGGGCGTCCAGGCCTTCAGCCTGGCGCAGGTGGGCAGCCCCTTCGCGCTCGGCATCCTCACCGGAGGGCTCGCCAACACCCTGTTCTATGCCTTCTCCGAGCGCGACGCCCGCGTCCAGGCGCTCGCCCGGGGCTGGGTGTTGGGACGCCGCGCTCGCCCCGTGTTCGGCGCCCCCTGGCGCGAGCTGTGGGCGTGCCCCCTGGAGGAGGTCCGCCAACGCTACGGCGTGGACTTGTTGGCAGTGGACGCGCTGCTCCCCGTCCTGATGGGCCCGGTAAAGGACGACCCCGCCCGACGCGCCGCCTGA
- a CDS encoding aminotransferase class I/II-fold pyridoxal phosphate-dependent enzyme, whose product MPTYPSSPREAFHLLRALSEDLAHPERRAQARVELRELADLSREQPESAPLRLVTVTVAVGASQERLELFLLPSIFAPESWAYTFLEGLLSVPLDEYAGKRLVEVGAGSGWICIALAKFTRLAHVHGADLNPHSLVVARCNAWLNGDETLVSRLSFAESDLLRGVPALPAWDFVVGCIPQVLRTEELPGELSQADEQALYDLSNYCTLQNVYEDHFGLGLIARLLDEAPERLALTGKLLLNLAGRPGRPIIERMFTRRGFSTRVRVARRVRQAADTDIRPLVALEQRTGREFEFFMEAHSPEPLRAATALGWLQSGHAVWHEVAVWEAHLSRPRETLALRQSLRGLGIPALQEELDLGAASPEQLGFVAALSERLAKGPLLPYAHEAGDASFRRQLVRYLERYFGLRLSAEELFVAPEREQAVYSLLLATCDVGDEVLVSRNLHPLYARALEKAGVRATVTHTTLEEIRRLLSAFDVKMVLLTVEKGERTNLSVLRDIIAEASRRGIWVVLDESAFFNITGAVEPLTLFEFLAREPYAPNLVVLYGLVKNAVWPDLELTLLLPVPEPLRADLEVAAEVTYSRISTLAQWFYERTFADLLSFRISFAEPEPPGPRRHPVSPLPRSSRIQTLTRFPAFAPKVFREDDAELVRLDYGENEGPLPEPLVEGLIAAAAAPRESGAQTGLSEAVAAFLLETRAARYTPEELVLAPGVWPLIHHLGVALKKRLGRAPRVFLTTPCYGVLPPTFLSAGCQVDQGTLSELLSRRGQGGFVPDAVVISQPSNPTGVYVAREELVALANYVVEQRCLLVSDEIFGLVNLTSPTAETVHSPVTLEGAVPGVGARTVVLGGLSKEFAAGGLRVGWLATRDRALASAMREAGPGVLHLVTARAAAYLYAAYARSPDGQLLYPARHRSLRAFLTKMRRELAEKRDMLAAVLPSEARAEVGDAGGLFLAPRMTAWLGRTVDGERLTPENLPRIVYEHTHVVLNGGPWCSDPERVRAVFSIPRDKLVKACERLKVFGAKLPSSS is encoded by the coding sequence ATGCCGACCTACCCGTCCTCACCCCGAGAGGCCTTCCACCTGTTGCGCGCGTTGTCGGAGGACCTGGCCCACCCAGAGCGGCGTGCCCAGGCTCGGGTGGAGCTGCGCGAGCTGGCGGACCTGTCACGCGAGCAGCCCGAGTCGGCGCCGCTGCGACTGGTGACCGTCACGGTGGCGGTGGGCGCCTCGCAGGAGCGGCTGGAGCTGTTCCTGCTGCCCTCCATCTTCGCGCCCGAGTCCTGGGCCTACACCTTCCTGGAGGGGCTGCTCAGCGTCCCGTTGGATGAGTACGCCGGCAAGCGGCTGGTGGAGGTGGGCGCGGGCTCGGGCTGGATTTGCATCGCGCTGGCGAAGTTCACGCGGCTGGCGCACGTGCACGGCGCGGACCTCAACCCGCACTCGCTCGTCGTCGCCCGCTGCAACGCGTGGCTCAACGGCGACGAGACGCTGGTGTCGCGGCTGTCCTTCGCGGAGAGCGACCTCTTGCGTGGTGTTCCGGCGCTGCCCGCGTGGGACTTCGTGGTGGGCTGCATCCCCCAGGTGCTGCGCACGGAGGAGCTGCCCGGGGAGCTGTCCCAGGCCGACGAGCAGGCGCTGTACGACTTGTCGAACTACTGCACGCTGCAGAACGTGTACGAGGACCACTTCGGTCTGGGGCTCATCGCGCGGCTGCTCGACGAGGCGCCCGAGCGACTGGCGCTGACGGGGAAGTTGCTGCTGAACCTCGCGGGCCGTCCAGGCCGCCCCATCATCGAGCGCATGTTCACCCGCCGCGGCTTCTCCACGCGGGTGCGGGTGGCGCGGCGCGTGAGGCAGGCGGCGGACACGGACATCCGTCCCCTGGTCGCGCTGGAGCAGCGCACCGGGCGCGAGTTCGAGTTCTTCATGGAGGCGCACAGCCCCGAGCCCCTGCGCGCCGCCACCGCGCTGGGCTGGCTGCAGTCGGGCCATGCCGTATGGCACGAGGTGGCGGTGTGGGAAGCGCACCTGTCGCGTCCGCGCGAGACGCTGGCCCTGCGCCAGTCGCTGCGGGGGCTGGGCATCCCCGCGCTGCAGGAGGAGCTGGATTTGGGCGCCGCCTCGCCCGAGCAGCTCGGCTTCGTCGCGGCGCTCTCGGAGCGGCTCGCGAAGGGGCCGCTGCTGCCGTACGCGCACGAGGCGGGGGACGCGTCGTTCCGGCGTCAGCTGGTGCGCTACCTGGAGCGCTACTTCGGCCTCCGGCTGTCGGCGGAGGAGCTGTTCGTCGCGCCCGAGCGCGAGCAGGCGGTGTACTCGCTCCTACTCGCCACGTGCGACGTGGGCGACGAGGTGCTGGTGTCGCGCAACCTCCACCCGCTCTACGCGCGGGCGCTGGAGAAGGCGGGCGTGCGCGCTACGGTGACGCACACGACGCTGGAGGAGATTCGCCGGCTGCTGTCCGCCTTCGACGTGAAGATGGTGCTGCTCACGGTGGAGAAGGGCGAGCGCACCAACCTGTCCGTGCTGCGCGACATCATCGCGGAGGCGTCGCGGCGGGGCATCTGGGTGGTGCTGGACGAGAGCGCCTTCTTCAACATCACCGGCGCGGTGGAGCCGCTCACCCTCTTCGAGTTCCTGGCGCGCGAGCCGTATGCCCCCAACCTGGTCGTGCTCTACGGCCTGGTGAAGAACGCGGTGTGGCCGGACCTGGAGCTGACGCTGCTGCTCCCCGTGCCGGAGCCGCTGCGCGCGGACCTGGAGGTGGCGGCGGAGGTGACGTACTCGCGCATCAGCACGCTGGCCCAATGGTTCTACGAGCGCACCTTCGCGGACCTGTTGTCCTTCCGCATCTCCTTCGCGGAGCCGGAGCCGCCCGGGCCCCGCCGTCACCCGGTGTCTCCGCTGCCGCGCTCCTCGCGCATCCAGACGCTGACGCGCTTCCCCGCCTTCGCGCCCAAGGTGTTCCGCGAGGACGACGCGGAGCTGGTGCGCCTGGACTACGGCGAGAACGAAGGCCCGCTGCCCGAGCCGCTCGTGGAGGGGCTCATCGCCGCCGCCGCCGCTCCCCGTGAGTCCGGCGCGCAGACGGGCCTCTCGGAGGCCGTGGCCGCCTTCCTGCTGGAGACGCGCGCGGCGCGCTACACGCCCGAGGAGCTGGTGCTCGCGCCAGGGGTCTGGCCGCTCATCCACCACCTGGGCGTCGCGCTCAAGAAGCGCCTGGGCCGCGCGCCCCGCGTCTTCCTGACGACGCCCTGCTACGGCGTGCTGCCGCCGACGTTCCTCTCCGCCGGCTGTCAGGTGGACCAGGGCACGCTGTCGGAGCTGCTGTCGCGACGAGGGCAGGGCGGCTTCGTCCCCGACGCCGTGGTCATCTCGCAGCCGTCCAACCCCACCGGCGTCTACGTGGCGCGCGAGGAGCTGGTGGCGCTCGCCAACTACGTGGTGGAGCAGCGCTGCCTGCTGGTGTCCGACGAAATCTTCGGCCTGGTGAACCTCACCAGCCCCACGGCGGAGACGGTGCACAGCCCGGTGACGCTCGAGGGCGCGGTGCCGGGCGTGGGCGCTCGCACGGTGGTGCTCGGGGGCCTGTCCAAGGAGTTCGCCGCGGGCGGGCTGCGCGTGGGCTGGCTCGCCACGAGGGACCGCGCGCTGGCCTCGGCGATGCGCGAGGCGGGGCCGGGCGTGCTGCACCTGGTCACCGCGCGCGCGGCGGCCTACCTGTACGCGGCCTATGCGCGAAGCCCGGACGGCCAGCTCCTCTACCCGGCGCGACACCGCTCCCTGCGCGCCTTCCTCACGAAGATGCGGCGCGAGCTCGCGGAGAAGCGCGACATGCTCGCGGCGGTGCTCCCGTCCGAGGCGCGCGCGGAGGTGGGGGACGCGGGGGGACTCTTCCTCGCCCCTCGCATGACGGCCTGGCTGGGCCGCACGGTGGACGGCGAGCGGCTCACGCCGGAGAACCTGCCGCGCATCGTCTATGAGCACACACACGTGGTGCTCAACGGAGGCCCCTGGTGCTCGGACCCCGAGCGCGTGCGCGCCGTCTTCTCCATCCCCCGTGACAAACTGGTGAAGGCGTGTGAGCGATTGAAGGTCTTCGGCGCGAAGCTCCCGTCCTCCTCCTGA
- a CDS encoding SAM-dependent methyltransferase: protein MPNLLDLPRQALMDLRSRLSHLPLVSQLPLRNVVPDSLSLSSPAPQDSALSDPARVLAWQKACERYVKPGQVVMDVCAGAGLRTFAAATRHPRRLYAVDPSRLLDTTQWVARRNGLEHIDFVRAQPWSFQAPEKVDVLLHELLGEALFDAGLVPRMLDLRSRLLKPGGRILPNRFEVFVEPVQLREEACLPFIWSQRIPGVDYSCLQTLREAMNPSYFTRMVRSYEVDHLLCEPEPAFAFDLETMTAEGLPQRVRYERPVMEEGRVDGFCLFYKVAFDAELSFTVSPLRGQNPAGMTLLRVDPREFARYETLAFELELPDPGDVGSWRWHFR from the coding sequence ATGCCCAATCTGCTCGACCTGCCTCGGCAGGCGTTGATGGACCTGCGTTCACGGCTGAGCCACCTGCCGTTGGTGTCGCAGCTGCCGTTGCGCAACGTGGTGCCGGACAGTCTGTCGTTGTCGAGTCCGGCGCCGCAGGACTCGGCCTTGTCGGATCCTGCCCGGGTGCTGGCATGGCAGAAGGCGTGTGAGCGGTATGTGAAGCCGGGGCAGGTGGTGATGGACGTGTGCGCGGGGGCGGGCCTGCGCACCTTCGCCGCGGCGACGCGGCATCCCCGGCGGCTGTACGCGGTGGACCCCTCGCGGCTGCTCGACACCACGCAGTGGGTGGCGCGGCGCAACGGGCTCGAGCACATCGACTTCGTGCGTGCGCAGCCGTGGAGCTTCCAGGCGCCGGAGAAGGTGGACGTGCTGCTGCACGAGCTGCTCGGCGAGGCGCTCTTCGACGCGGGGCTGGTGCCCAGGATGTTGGATTTGCGCTCGCGGCTGCTCAAGCCGGGCGGGCGCATCCTCCCCAACCGCTTCGAGGTCTTCGTGGAGCCGGTGCAGCTTCGCGAGGAGGCGTGTCTGCCCTTCATCTGGAGCCAGCGAATCCCGGGCGTGGACTACAGCTGCCTGCAGACGCTGCGCGAGGCGATGAACCCGTCCTACTTCACGCGCATGGTGCGCTCGTACGAGGTGGACCACCTGCTGTGCGAGCCGGAGCCCGCGTTCGCCTTCGATTTGGAGACGATGACGGCGGAGGGCTTGCCGCAGCGCGTGCGCTACGAGCGGCCGGTGATGGAGGAGGGGCGCGTGGATGGCTTCTGCCTGTTCTACAAGGTGGCCTTCGACGCGGAGCTGTCCTTCACGGTGTCGCCCTTGCGAGGACAGAACCCCGCGGGCATGACGCTCTTGCGCGTGGACCCGCGTGAGTTCGCCCGCTACGAGACGCTGGCCTTCGAGCTGGAGCTGCCGGACCCGGGGGATGTGGGCAGCTGGCGCTGGCACTTCCGCTGA
- a CDS encoding acyl-CoA carboxylase subunit beta — MDETTEKDPLRARLQQMEKQAELGGGADRIAKQHEAGKLTARERIDLLLDPGSFCELDKFVTHRSTDFGMGDKKIPGDGVVTGYGTVEGRQVFVFAQDFTVFGGSLSGAYAQKICKIMDMATRVGAPVIGLNDSGGARIQEGVESLAGYADIFLRNTLASGVVPQISLIMGPCAGGAVYSPAITDFIMMVKDTSYMFITGPDVIKTVTHEEVSKESLGGALTHNQKSGVAHFAAENEQAAIVMTRELLSFLPSNNQEDPPVQPCDDDPFRAEESLKTIVPSNPNKPYDIKDIIKAVVDNKHFFEVQEHYARNIVVGFARMNGKSVGIVANQPAVLAGVLDIDASVKAARFVRFCDCFNIPLLTLVDVPGFLPGTDQEWGGIITHGAKLLYAFAEATVPKITLITRKAYGGAYDVMASKHIRADINYAYPTAEIAVMGPEGAVNIIFRNELNKAQDAAAERTKLVNDYREKFANPFKAAELGYIDEVIRPEETRAKVIRALEMLKDKRQENPPRKHGNIPL; from the coding sequence ATGGACGAGACCACCGAGAAGGACCCCCTCCGCGCACGCCTCCAGCAGATGGAGAAGCAGGCCGAGCTGGGTGGCGGTGCGGACCGCATCGCCAAGCAGCACGAGGCCGGCAAGCTCACCGCTCGCGAGCGCATCGACCTGCTCCTCGACCCCGGCTCCTTCTGCGAGCTGGACAAGTTCGTCACCCATCGCTCCACCGACTTCGGCATGGGCGACAAGAAGATTCCGGGCGACGGCGTCGTCACCGGCTACGGCACCGTGGAAGGCCGTCAGGTGTTCGTCTTCGCCCAGGACTTCACCGTCTTCGGCGGCTCGCTGTCCGGCGCCTATGCCCAGAAGATCTGCAAGATCATGGACATGGCCACCCGCGTGGGCGCGCCCGTCATCGGCCTGAACGACTCGGGCGGCGCGCGCATCCAGGAGGGCGTGGAGAGCCTGGCTGGCTACGCGGACATCTTCCTGCGCAACACGCTGGCCTCCGGCGTGGTGCCCCAGATTTCGCTCATCATGGGTCCGTGCGCGGGCGGCGCGGTGTACTCGCCCGCCATCACCGACTTCATCATGATGGTGAAGGACACCTCGTACATGTTCATCACCGGCCCGGACGTCATCAAGACGGTGACGCACGAGGAGGTGTCGAAGGAGTCGCTGGGCGGCGCGCTGACGCACAACCAGAAGTCCGGCGTGGCGCACTTCGCCGCGGAGAACGAGCAGGCCGCCATCGTCATGACGCGCGAGCTCTTGTCGTTCCTGCCCTCCAACAACCAGGAGGACCCGCCCGTCCAGCCGTGTGACGATGACCCGTTCCGGGCCGAGGAGTCGCTCAAGACGATTGTCCCGAGCAACCCCAACAAGCCCTACGACATCAAGGACATCATCAAGGCCGTCGTCGACAACAAGCACTTCTTCGAGGTGCAGGAGCACTACGCGCGCAACATCGTCGTGGGCTTCGCGCGCATGAACGGCAAGAGCGTGGGCATCGTCGCCAACCAGCCCGCGGTGCTCGCCGGCGTGCTGGACATCGACGCCAGCGTGAAGGCCGCGCGCTTCGTGCGCTTCTGCGACTGCTTCAACATCCCCCTGCTCACGCTGGTGGACGTGCCCGGCTTCCTGCCCGGCACCGACCAGGAGTGGGGCGGCATCATCACCCACGGCGCCAAGCTGCTGTACGCCTTCGCCGAGGCCACCGTCCCCAAAATCACCCTCATCACCCGCAAGGCCTACGGCGGCGCGTACGACGTGATGGCGTCCAAGCACATCCGCGCGGACATCAACTACGCCTACCCCACCGCCGAAATCGCGGTGATGGGCCCCGAGGGCGCGGTCAACATCATCTTCCGCAACGAGCTGAACAAGGCGCAGGACGCCGCGGCCGAGCGCACGAAGCTGGTGAACGACTACCGCGAGAAGTTCGCCAACCCGTTCAAGGCGGCGGAGCTGGGCTACATCGACGAGGTCATCCGCCCCGAGGAGACGCGGGCCAAGGTCATCCGGGCGCTGGAGATGTTGAAGGACAAGCGTCAGGAGAACCCGCCGCGCAAGCACGGGAACATCCCGCTGTAG